The Amycolatopsis sp. 195334CR genome window below encodes:
- a CDS encoding rRNA adenine dimethyltransferase family protein, with translation MPANGSCHPARKHPSPNPSGVHFLAAPRIADELVRSAAITETDLVVDFGAGLGAITAPLARTGAEILAVERDPEFVRKLRTRLADAANVRVIPADARTFSLPRKKFAVVASIPYAVSTALMRRLLSPTASALDRAALIVEWGFAKRLSAASPRDLEIAWWAARFELRLVRRVPARHFSPAPKVDSAHLTVHRRGKPDKLVDQALWTLLQAAYRTPRAPARTAVAFLGRKPHRLLKANGIDPDRPAATVPPAAWTALARQLAADRSLHWPPLPKALREDRR, from the coding sequence ATGCCCGCCAACGGGTCCTGTCACCCTGCCCGGAAACACCCGTCCCCCAACCCTTCCGGCGTCCACTTCCTCGCCGCGCCCCGGATCGCCGACGAACTGGTGCGCTCGGCCGCGATCACCGAGACCGACCTGGTGGTCGACTTCGGCGCCGGCCTCGGTGCGATCACCGCGCCACTGGCCAGGACCGGCGCCGAAATCCTCGCCGTGGAACGGGATCCCGAGTTCGTGCGCAAGCTGCGCACGCGGCTCGCGGACGCGGCCAACGTCCGGGTCATCCCGGCCGACGCCCGCACCTTTTCCCTGCCCCGCAAGAAGTTCGCCGTGGTGGCGAGCATTCCCTACGCGGTGTCCACCGCACTCATGCGACGGTTGCTCAGCCCGACCGCCTCGGCACTGGACCGGGCCGCGCTGATCGTCGAATGGGGGTTCGCGAAACGACTCAGCGCGGCCAGCCCGCGCGACCTCGAAATCGCCTGGTGGGCGGCGAGGTTCGAGCTGCGGCTGGTGCGGCGCGTCCCGGCCAGGCACTTCAGCCCGGCGCCGAAGGTGGACTCGGCCCACCTGACCGTGCACCGGCGCGGCAAGCCGGACAAGCTCGTCGACCAAGCACTGTGGACACTGCTGCAGGCGGCCTACCGCACCCCGCGCGCCCCGGCGCGGACCGCCGTGGCCTTCCTCGGGCGCAAGCCCCACCGCCTGCTCAAGGCCAACGGCATCGATCCGGACCGTCCCGCCGCGACCGTGCCGCCCGCCGCGTGGACCGCGCTGGCCAGGCAGCTCGCCGCGGACCGCAGCCTGCACTGGCCGCCGTTGCCGAAGGCTTTGCGCGAGGACCGGCGCTGA
- a CDS encoding class I SAM-dependent methyltransferase, which translates to MPTETSHRRLLDLLDAPPVRTTGGYPDLLGDRRQAGPPTGPAQVLMSVDLVSSIYERYWRPALGRIAKGLHGPSMSGEVDLATDLLRLRRGQVVLDVACGTGRFTRAFGEAVGPTGLAVGLDGSRTMLARAVEAGGNDAVTYLRADAVHPPLRPSTVDAVCCFAALHMFGDPEAALDSFASVLKPGGRLALLTSARRECRPVRELDTLTGLASGQRMFDRGEVGALLRERGFTEISERYSGVTQIVGATH; encoded by the coding sequence ATGCCGACCGAGACCAGCCACCGCCGCCTGCTCGACCTGCTCGACGCCCCGCCCGTGCGGACCACCGGCGGCTATCCCGACCTGCTCGGGGACCGCAGGCAGGCCGGTCCGCCGACCGGCCCGGCGCAGGTGCTGATGAGCGTGGACCTGGTGTCCTCGATCTACGAGCGGTACTGGCGGCCGGCACTCGGCCGGATCGCGAAGGGCCTGCACGGCCCGAGCATGTCCGGCGAGGTCGACCTGGCCACCGACCTGCTGCGGCTCCGGCGTGGCCAGGTGGTGCTCGACGTGGCGTGCGGGACCGGCCGCTTCACCCGTGCCTTCGGGGAAGCGGTCGGTCCCACCGGGCTCGCCGTCGGCCTCGACGGCTCGCGCACCATGCTCGCGCGGGCCGTCGAGGCGGGCGGGAACGACGCCGTCACCTACCTCCGCGCGGACGCCGTGCACCCGCCGCTGCGGCCGTCCACTGTGGATGCCGTGTGCTGCTTCGCCGCGCTGCACATGTTCGGCGATCCGGAGGCAGCGCTGGATTCCTTCGCCTCGGTGCTGAAACCGGGCGGACGGTTGGCGCTGCTCACCAGTGCGCGCCGCGAGTGCCGCCCCGTCCGCGAGCTGGACACGCTGACCGGCCTGGCCAGCGGGCAGCGCATGTTCGACCGCGGCGAGGTCGGCGCCCTGCTGCGCGAACGCGGGTTCACCGAGATCAGCGAACGCTATTCCGGGGTCACCCAGATCGTCGGGGCGACGCATTAG